The Pelagibius sp. CAU 1746 genomic sequence AGTCGAGGTGGTGTGAGGAGCCAGACCTTCTCCCCGAAACAGGAGAGGGCCGCCGGGTCTTGGCGAGGCAAGCGCGCCTAGACGCAGCGGGGTGAGGGGGCGGCGCCGGCGTGAGGCTGCTTTGCGCAGCAGGCTGCGCCGCCCCCTCTCTCCCGGCGGGCGAGGGAAAAGCGAAGGCTGGAGAAGGAGAGTCGTTTGACCTTGCCGCGGCTGCTTGCGAGACTGCCGGCCGATACCGCTGAAATCGGATTCCCGGCAGGCGCAAAGCTATGATTCGTCACATCGTTTTCTTCACGGCCAAGAATCCGCAAGACCGTGAAACGATCTACGAAGGGCTGAGCCTGCTGCTGGATATTCCCGACAGACGCCACCTCGAAATCGGCCGCAACTTCGGCACCGACCGCCTCAGCCCGGGCGGGCCGGATTTCATTGTCTATGGCGAATTCGAGGACGAAGCGCAGCTTTCCGCCTACAAGGCCCATCCCCTCTACGAGAAATCCATAGAGGTGGTGCGCCCGCTGCGGGACAAGCGCATCGCGGCGGATTTCCTGGCCGGCTGACCGGAGGGGTATCGTCCCTTCGGCGGATCCGGCGGCAGGCTGTTTAGCCGTAGGGCGGCTGGTGCCAGCCGGTGGGAGAGAGGGTGAAGATCTCGTAGCCCGTGGCGGTGACGCCGATCGAATGCTCGAACTGGGCCGAGAGCTTCATGTCGCGGGTTACCGCGGTCCAGCCATCCTGCAGGATCTTCACCTCGGGGCGGCCGGCGTTGATCATCGGCTCGATGGTGAAGAACATGCCCTCGCGCAGCGGCACGCCGGTGCCCGCGCGCCCGTAGTGCAGCACGCTGGGCGCATCGTGGAAGACCTGGCCCAGGCCGTGGCCGCAGAAGTCGGTGACCACGGAGAAGCGCTGCTTCTCGGCGAAGGACTGGATGGCATGGCCGATGTCGCCCAGGGTGGCGCCGGGCTTCACCACCTCGATGCCGCGCATCATCGATTCGTAGGTCACCTCGACCAGGCGGCGCGCCTTGATCTTGGGTTCGCCGACGAAGAACATGCGGCTGGTATCGCCGTGCCAGCCGTCGACGATGACGGTGACGTCGATGTTGATGATGTCGCCGTTCTCCAGGCGCTTGTCCTCGCTGGGGATGCCGTGGCAGACGACATGGTTGACCGAGGTGCAGACCGACTTCGGGAAGCCGCGGTAGTTCAGCGGCGCCGGGATGGCGCCGGCCGCCAGGATGAAGTCATGGCACAGTCGGTTCAGGTGCTCCGTGGTGACGCCCGGCTTCACTTCCGGGGTGATCATGTCCAGGGTTTCGGCCGCCAGCCGCCCGGCGCGGCGCATGCCTTCGAAGCCGGCTTCGTCATGGATGACGTAGCCGCCCTCCGAGGGACTGACGCGCTCTGCACTGTAACCTTGCTTCATTGGCTCGGCCCTTTGCCTTTACTGCCGTACTACTTAGTCATTTCAGCCCGGATTTCCAGCCGGCCCGGCGCCGGATCTCCGCCACCGTCGTCGCGAGACTGCCTGCTTATACCGCCAGCGGCAGGCGTCCGTCCAATGCGATGCCTGCCGGGGACAGGTTGCATTGATAGGATAGGATTTCAACCCCAGCGGACAGGGCCCGGTCCAGGGCCTCGCCATAGGTCGGGTCGATGTCCCTGGCCGGGGCCACCCGGTCGCAGTCGCCGCGCTGGACCAGGAAGAACAGCACCGCCCGCTGGCCCTGGCGCACCAT encodes the following:
- a CDS encoding Dabb family protein yields the protein MIRHIVFFTAKNPQDRETIYEGLSLLLDIPDRRHLEIGRNFGTDRLSPGGPDFIVYGEFEDEAQLSAYKAHPLYEKSIEVVRPLRDKRIAADFLAG
- the map gene encoding type I methionyl aminopeptidase; amino-acid sequence: MKQGYSAERVSPSEGGYVIHDEAGFEGMRRAGRLAAETLDMITPEVKPGVTTEHLNRLCHDFILAAGAIPAPLNYRGFPKSVCTSVNHVVCHGIPSEDKRLENGDIINIDVTVIVDGWHGDTSRMFFVGEPKIKARRLVEVTYESMMRGIEVVKPGATLGDIGHAIQSFAEKQRFSVVTDFCGHGLGQVFHDAPSVLHYGRAGTGVPLREGMFFTIEPMINAGRPEVKILQDGWTAVTRDMKLSAQFEHSIGVTATGYEIFTLSPTGWHQPPYG